Part of the Sinomonas atrocyanea genome is shown below.
AGCTCTACACCCTCGACCTCGGCTCCCTCGTGGCCGGCTCCCGCTACCGCGGCGACTTCGAGGAGCGCCTGAAGAAGGTCCTCAAGGAGATCCGCACCCGCGGCGACATCATCCTGTTCATCGACGAGATCCACACCCTCGTCGGGGCCGGCGCCGCGGAGGGCGCGATCGACGCGGCGAGCATCCTCAAGCCGATGCTCGCCCGCGGCGAGCTGCAGACCATCGGCGCGACGACGCTCGACGAGTACCGCAAGCACATCGAGAAGGACGCCGCGCTCGAGCGCCGCTTCCAGCCGATCCAGGTCTCCGAGCCGTCCGTGGCCCTCGCGATCGAGATCCTCAAGGGCCTGCGGGACCGCTACGAGGCGCACCACCGGGTGACCATCACCGACGGCGCCCTCGCCGCGGCGGCCAACCTCGCGGAGCGCTACATCTCCGACCGGTTCCTGCCGGACAAGGCGATCGACCTGATCGACGAGGCCGGGGCGCGCCTGCGCATCCGCCGGATGACGGCGCCGCCGGAGTTGAAGGCCCTCGACGAGCGCATCGCCGGACTCAAGCTCGAGAAGGAGTCCGCGATCGACGCGCAGGACTTCGAGGGCGCCGCCTCGCTGCGCGACAAGGAGCAGAAGCTCATCGCCGAGCGGGCCGAGCGCGAGCGCGCCTGGAAGTCCGGCGACATGGACGGCGTGGCCGAGGTGGACGAGGACCTGATCGCCGAGGTGCTCGCGAACTCGACCGGCATCCCGGTGTTCAAGCTCACCGAGGAGGAGTCGACCCGCCTGCTCCACATGGAGGAGGAGCTGCACCGCCGCGTGGTGGGCCAGGACGACGCCATCAAGGCGCTCTCCCGCTCGATCCGCCGCACCCGTGCGGGCCTGAAGGATCCGAAGCGTCCCGGCGGGTCGTTCATCTTCGCCGGCCCCACCGGCGTGGGCAAGACCGAGCTCGCCAAGGCCCTCGCCGAGTTCCTCTTCGGCGAGGAGGACGCGCTCATCACGCTGGACATGTCCGAGTTCTCCGAGAAGCACACCGTCTCGCGGCTCTTCGGTGCCCCTCCGGGGTACGTGGGCTACGAGGAGGGCGGCCAGCTCACCGAGAAGGTCCGCCGCCGCCCGTTCTCCGTGGTGCTGTTCGACGAGGTGGAGAAGGCCCACGCGGACCTGTTCAACTCGCTCCTGCAGATCCTCGAGGACGGCCGCCTCACGGACTCCCAGGGACGCGTGGTGGACTTCAAGAACACCGTGATCATCATGACCACGAACCTCGGCTCGCGGGACATCTCCAAGGGTGTCATGACGGGCTTCCAGTCTGGGACGGACACGAAGACCGGGTACGAGCGGATGAAGGCCCGCGTGACGGAGGAGCTCAAGCAGCACTTCCGGCCCGAGTTCCTCAACCGCGTCGACGACGTCGTCGTGTTCCCGCAGCTGACGCAGGAAGAGATCATCGAGATCGTGGACCTCATGGTCGTCCGCCTCGAGAAGCGCCTCAAGGACAAGGACATGGGCATCGAGCTCACCCAGGCCGCCAAGGTCCTGCTCGCCACGCGCGGCTACGACCCGGCCATGGGTGCCCGCCCGCTGCGCCGCACGATCCAGTCCGAGATCGAGGACCAGCTCTCCGAGAAGATCCTCTTCGGCGACCTCTCCGCGGGAGACATCGTGGTGATCGACGTCGAGGGCGAGGGCGACGCGGCGAAGTTCACCTTCACCGGGACCCCGCGCCCGGAGGTCCCCGAGGTCGTCTCTCTGACCAAGGGCGGCGGCAAGGAGCTCGGCGCCTGACGGCGCCGGCCGAGCGGAGTCGAATCCCAAGAGCGGCCACCCACCTCCTCGAGGTGGGGGCCGCTCCGTGTCGCGGCCACGCTCCGGCCCCAGGGAGGACCTGTGCCCGGATGTTTCGCTGCGGCCGCCAGGGGGCAGTGACCGGGCGACCCGAAGACCACACGCACGGCCAGAGGAGGACCCGATGAGCAGCCAGAACTCCGAGAACCCGGAGACCACCGAGACCGGCGAGGGCGGCGGCTACGGCGAGCCGACCCCCGAGCAGGAGCTAGGCCAGCAGGCCGGGCCCGGCCAGCAGGACAACGCGGGCCGGCAGGACAACGCGGGCCGGCAGGACAACGCGGACCAGCAGGGCAACGCGGGCCAGGAGGCCGCCGAGGACAGGGCCGGAGAGCAGCAGGACCCCGTCACCGGCGAGACGCCCCGTCCCGGCGAGGCCGAGAGCCCGGGCTGATCCCGCAGGCCCGAGCGGCACGCGGCCGGCGCCCCCGCACGGAAGGTGCGCAGGGCGCCGTCGTGCGCCCTGTCCAAAGCACGCCGACGGGCGGTACGCTCCGAAGCACACCCGGGATGCCGTGCGAGACCGTGCGAAGGAGCGCGCCATGAAGAAGCTCATCAACGATCCCCAGAAGGTGGTCGACGAATCGGTGGAGGGCTTCGGCCTGGCCCACGCGGACCTCGTCGCCGTCCACACCGACCCCATCTTCATCAGCCGGGCCGGCGGCGCCGTGCAGGGCAAGGTCGGGCTGGTCTCCGGCGGCGGCAGCGGCCACGAGCCGCTCCACGGCGGCTACGTGGGCCGCGGGATGCTCGACGCCGCGGTGCCCGGGGCCGTCTTCACCTCCCCGACCCCTGACGCGATCATCCCGGCGACCCAGGCCGCGGACGGCGGGGCCGGCGTGGTGCACATCGTGAAGAACTACACCGGGGACGTCCTCAACTTCGAGACCGCCGGCGAGATGTGCGCGGCCGAGGGCATCGAGGTGCGCACCGTGCTCGTCAACGACGACGTCGCGGTCGAGGACTCCCTCTACACCGCCGGGCGGCGCGGTGTAGCCGGCACGGTCCTCGTGGAGAAGATCGCCGGTGCCGCGGCCGAGCGCGGAGACTCGCTCGACGCCGTCGAGGCCGTGGGCAACCGGGTCGTGGCCAACGTCCGATCGATGGGGCTCGCCCTCACCCCGTGCACCGTGCCGCACGCGGGCAAGCCGAGCTTCGAGCTGGCCGAGGACGAGATCGAGATCGGCATCGGCATCCACGGCGAGCCCGGCCGCCACCGCGTAGGCCTCGAGCCCGCGGACGCGCTCACGGAGCACCTGCTCACCCCGGTGGTCGAGGACCTCGGGATCGGCTCGGGGGAGAAGGCGCTGCTGTTCGTCAACGGCATGGGCGGGACCCCGCTGTCCGAGCTGTACATCGTGTACCGCAGGGCCGCCCAGCTGCTCGCCGACCGCGGCGTGACGGTGGAGCGCAGCCTCGTGGGCAACTACATCACCTCGCTCGAGATGCAGGGCTGCTCGGTGACCGTCCTGCGGCTCGACGACGAGCTGACCGAGCTGTGGGACGCGCCCGTGCACACGCCCGCCCTGCGGTGGGGGGCCTGATGCCGGAACTGGACGCGGTCTGGGCCGAGCGGTGGCTGCGCGAGAGTGCGCGGGTCATCGCCGAGCACCGTGAGGAGCTGATCGACCTCGATCGCGCGATCGGGGACGGCGACCACGGCGAGAACATGGACCGGGGCTTCAGGGCCATCGTGGCCAAGCTGGACGAGGAGACGCCGGATTCGGTCGCGGCGGCGCTCAAGCTGGCCGCCATGATGCTCATGAGCAAGGTGGGCGGGGCCGCGGGGCCCCTCTACGGCACGGCCTACCTGCGCGCCTCCACGGCGGTCAGCGGGGCGGACGCCCTCGACGGATCGGCCGTCGCGGCCATGCTCACCGCCGGCAGGGACGGGATCGTGGCCCGCGGCAAGGCGGAGTCGGGGGACAAGACCATGGTGGATGCCTGGACCCCGGCCGCCGAGGCCGCACAGGATGCAGGGGACGGCGTGGCCGCGCTGTCCGCCGCCGCGGACGCCGCCGAGGCCGGCGCCCAGGCCACGAAGCCGCTCGTGGCCCGCAAGGGCCGGGCCAGCTACCTCGGGGAACGCAGCGCGGGCCACCTCGACCCCGGGGCCGTCTCGAGCGCGTACATCCTGCGGGCCGCGGTCACCGCGGCCACGAGCGGGGACATGGCGTGACTCCAGTCGGGCTGCTCATCGTCTCCCACAGCGCGCGCCTCGCCGAAGGCGTGGTCGAGGTCGCCGCCCAGATGGCCGCCGGGGTCCCCCTCGTCGCGGCAGGAGGGACGGACGACGGCGGGGTGGGCACCTCGTTCGAGAAGGTCATGGAAGGCATCGTGGCCGCCGACACGGGGGAGGGGGTCGTGGTCCTGACAGACCTCGGTTCCGCGGTCATGACGGCCGAGTCCGTGCTCGAGTTCCTTGACGACGAGCAGCGCGCCAAGGTCCGGATCGCCGACGCCGCGCTCGTGGAGGGCGCGGTCGCGGCCGCCGTCGCGTCGAAGGCGGGCGCGGGGCTGGAGGGGGTGGCCCGGGCCGCCGAGGAGGCCGTGCACGGGGCCGAGGCGGAGGAGGCCCCCGAGCTCACGGAGCCCACGGAGTCCGCCGTCCTGACGCTGACCAATCCCCTGGGCCTGCACGCGCGGCCCGCCGCGATCCTGGCCGGGCGCCTCTCGGCGTTCGACACGGCGGTGACCGTCAACGGTGTCGACGGCCAGTCCGTCATGGCGCTGATGGCCCTCGGCGCCGGCCAGGGCGAGCAGCTCGTCGTCGAGGCTTCGGGCCCCGACGCCGCCCAGGCCCTCGCGTTCGTGCGCGAGCAGGTCGAGGCGGGCTTCGGCGAACACTGAGCCCCGCCTTCTGAAAGTCACGTCCTGAAGGTCACCTCCTGAAAGTCACCTCCTGTGGGTACCCGCAGGAGGTGCCCCACAGGAGGTGCCCCACAGGAGGTGACTCCCAGAAAGGGCCGGGGGTTGTGAAAGGAGTGTTTCACCAACAGTGAACGCCCCTGTGCTTCACGCCACATCGCGGGGTTGAATCGGAGGCATGACTGCCGAGACCGCCGCCGTCACCATGGCCGGCACCACGCCCGCGTCCGCAGAGCCAGCCGCCCGGCCGGAGACGCCGTTCCACGACCTCGACCACTACGTGGCCATGCCCCGCCTCTCCGGGCTGGCCCTGAGCCCCGACGGCGCCCGGCTCGTCACCACCGTCGCGACGCTGAACGGCAAGGGCACCGAGTACGGGACCGCCCTGTGGGAGATCGACCCCGCCGGCCACGCCCCGGCGCGCCGCATCACCCGCAGCGCCAAGGGCGAGGCGGGGGCCGCCTTCGCCGCGAACGGGGACCTTTACTTCACCTCGGCCCGGCCCGACCCGGACAAGCCCGACGAGGAGCCTGTCAACGCGCTCTGGCTCCTGCCGCGCGCCGGCGGGGAGGCGAGGGTCGTGCTCGGCCGCGCGGGCGGCGTCGACCGCGTCATCACGGCCCAGAAGGCGGACGCGACCTTCGTTCAGGCGTCCGTGCTCCCCGGCAGCGCCGACGAGGCCGACGACGAGGCACGCCGCAAGGGCCGCAAGGAGGCCAAGGTCGCGGCGATCCTGCACTCCTCCTACCCGGTGCGCTTCTGGGACTCCGACCTCGGGCCCGCCGAGCCGCGGCTGTTCGCCGTCGAGCGCTCGACGGCCGCGCCCGAGCCCGGCAAGCCCGCCACGGTGGACGCCGCCCCGGCGCTCGAGCTCCGCAGCCTCACCGCAGACGTCGGCCCCGCCCTCCGCTTCGGCGAGGCGCACGCGAGCCCCGACGGCCGCACCATCTACGCCTCGGTCGCCAAGCCCCTCGCGAAGGGCGACCTCCGCAGCGAGCTCATAGCGATCGACGTCGCCTCCGGCACGCGCCGCACGCTGCTGTCCGAGGATCGGATGGACTACACCGCCGGCCCGGTGAGCCCGGATGGGCGGACCGTCGCCGTGGTCGTCGAGCCGCACACGACGCCGACCAGCGCCTACCGCAGCGAGCTCCACCTCCTCGATGTCGAGACCGGGCAGCTGCGGCGCCTGGCGCCCGAGTGGGACCGGATGCCGCACCCGGCCGCGTGGCTCCCGGACGGCTCCGCGCTGCTCGTCACCGCGGACGAGGCCGGCCGCTCGCCCGTGTTCCGCCTCGACCCCGCCAGCGGGGAGGCCACCGCGGTGACGCACGACGACGCGGCCTACACCGACGTCCTCGTCGCGCCGGAGGGGGCCACCGCGTACGCCCTGCGCAGCTCCTACCTCTTCCCGCCCGAGGCCGTGCGGATCGACCTCGCGACCGGCGAGACCACGCGTCTGGGCAACCCGGTGGAACGGCCGGAGATCCCCGGCCGCCTCGAGGAGGTCACGGCCACCGCCGAGGACGGGACCCCGCTGCGCGCGTGGCTCGCCCTCCCTGCGGAGTCCCCCGACGGCGGCAAGCACCCCCTCCTCCTTTGGATCCACGGCGGCCCGATCAGCTCCTGGAACGCCTGGACGTGGCGGTGGAACCCCTGGCTGCTCGCGGCGCAGGGCTACGCGGTCCTGCTCCCGGACCCGGCCCTGTCCACGGGGTACGGCCAGCACTTCATCGACCGCGGCTGGGGCCGGTGGGGCGCCGAGCCGTACACGGACCTCATGGCCGTCACCGACGCGGCGCTCCGGCGCGGCGACCTCGATCCCGAGCGCACGGCGGCGATGGGCGGCTCCTTCGGCGGCTACATGGCCAACTGGGTGGCCGGGCACACTGACCGCTTCCGCGCGATCGTGACGCACGCGAGCCTGTGGGCCCTCGACGCCTTCGGCCCGACCACCGACATGGCGCTGTACTGGGCCAAGGAGATGGACGAGGCCATGATGCAGGCCAACTCCCCGCACCACTCGGTCGGCGAGATCCGCACGCCCATGCTCGTGATCCACGGTGACAAGGACTACCGCGTGCCGATCGGCGAGGGCCTGCGCCTGTGGTGGGAGCTCCTCTCCGCCTCGCAGCTCGCCGCGGACGACGAAGGCAGGACCCCGCACCGGTTCCTGTACTTCCCGGACGAGAACCACTGGATCCTCCAGCCCCAGCACGCCAAGGTCTGGTACGGCGTGGTGTCCGCCTTCCTCGCCGAGCACGTCCTGGGCGAGTCCCGGGAACTGCCGAAGGAGCTCGGCCTCTAGCGCTGGGGGCGCCCGGCCGGCGGGGGGCCGCCCCGCGCCGTCCGGGCGCCTCGATGCGCCGGAACTAGGATGGAGCGCATGACCGAGACCGTCGCCGCACCTGCCCCGCCCTTTACCCTCCGGCGGGCGCGGACGGGAGACGTGGCGGCGATCAAGCGCCTCGTGGCCCCGCTCGCCGAGCGCCGGATCCTCATCTCGAAGGAGTCGGTGGCCTACTACGAGGCCATCCAGGAGTTCCGCGTCGCCGAGGCGCCGGACGGCGAGCTGGTGGGCTGCGGCGCCCTCCACGTCATGTGGGAGGACCTCGCCGAGATCCGCACCCTCGCCGCGGCGGATTCGTGGCGCGGGCGCGGCGTGGGGCACGCGCTCGTGGAGCAGCTGCTGCGGGAGGCGCGCGACGTTGGGGTACAGCGGGTCTTCTGCCTCACGTTCGAGGTGGGCTTCTTCGAGCGGCACGGCTTCGAGGTCATGGCCGACCAGTCCGGCGTGGACCCCGAGGTGTACTCCGAGCTGCTGCGCTCGCACGACGAGGGCGTCGCCGAGTTCCTCGACCTCGCCCGGGTCAAGCCCAACACCCTCGGGAACACGCGCATGATCCGCTGGCTGCACGGGCGCGCCCGCGAGTAGGAGGGCATATCGACACAAC
Proteins encoded:
- a CDS encoding ATP-dependent Clp protease ATP-binding subunit, coding for MFERFTDRARRVVVLAQEEARMLNHNYIGTEHILLGLIHEGEGVAAKALESLSISLDGVREQVQEIIGQGQQAPSGHIPFTPRAKKVLELSLREALQLGHNYIGTEHILLGLIREGEGVAAQVLVKLGADLNRVRQQVIQLLSGYQGKETAATGSGSGQPEGTPAGSVVLDQFGRNLTQAARENKLDPVIGREHEMERVMQVLSRRTKNNPVLIGEPGVGKTAVVEGLAQAIVRGDVPETIKDKQLYTLDLGSLVAGSRYRGDFEERLKKVLKEIRTRGDIILFIDEIHTLVGAGAAEGAIDAASILKPMLARGELQTIGATTLDEYRKHIEKDAALERRFQPIQVSEPSVALAIEILKGLRDRYEAHHRVTITDGALAAAANLAERYISDRFLPDKAIDLIDEAGARLRIRRMTAPPELKALDERIAGLKLEKESAIDAQDFEGAASLRDKEQKLIAERAERERAWKSGDMDGVAEVDEDLIAEVLANSTGIPVFKLTEEESTRLLHMEEELHRRVVGQDDAIKALSRSIRRTRAGLKDPKRPGGSFIFAGPTGVGKTELAKALAEFLFGEEDALITLDMSEFSEKHTVSRLFGAPPGYVGYEEGGQLTEKVRRRPFSVVLFDEVEKAHADLFNSLLQILEDGRLTDSQGRVVDFKNTVIIMTTNLGSRDISKGVMTGFQSGTDTKTGYERMKARVTEELKQHFRPEFLNRVDDVVVFPQLTQEEIIEIVDLMVVRLEKRLKDKDMGIELTQAAKVLLATRGYDPAMGARPLRRTIQSEIEDQLSEKILFGDLSAGDIVVIDVEGEGDAAKFTFTGTPRPEVPEVVSLTKGGGKELGA
- the dhaL gene encoding dihydroxyacetone kinase subunit DhaL, producing MPELDAVWAERWLRESARVIAEHREELIDLDRAIGDGDHGENMDRGFRAIVAKLDEETPDSVAAALKLAAMMLMSKVGGAAGPLYGTAYLRASTAVSGADALDGSAVAAMLTAGRDGIVARGKAESGDKTMVDAWTPAAEAAQDAGDGVAALSAAADAAEAGAQATKPLVARKGRASYLGERSAGHLDPGAVSSAYILRAAVTAATSGDMA
- a CDS encoding amino-acid N-acetyltransferase, with the protein product MTETVAAPAPPFTLRRARTGDVAAIKRLVAPLAERRILISKESVAYYEAIQEFRVAEAPDGELVGCGALHVMWEDLAEIRTLAAADSWRGRGVGHALVEQLLREARDVGVQRVFCLTFEVGFFERHGFEVMADQSGVDPEVYSELLRSHDEGVAEFLDLARVKPNTLGNTRMIRWLHGRARE
- the dhaK gene encoding dihydroxyacetone kinase subunit DhaK, with the protein product MKKLINDPQKVVDESVEGFGLAHADLVAVHTDPIFISRAGGAVQGKVGLVSGGGSGHEPLHGGYVGRGMLDAAVPGAVFTSPTPDAIIPATQAADGGAGVVHIVKNYTGDVLNFETAGEMCAAEGIEVRTVLVNDDVAVEDSLYTAGRRGVAGTVLVEKIAGAAAERGDSLDAVEAVGNRVVANVRSMGLALTPCTVPHAGKPSFELAEDEIEIGIGIHGEPGRHRVGLEPADALTEHLLTPVVEDLGIGSGEKALLFVNGMGGTPLSELYIVYRRAAQLLADRGVTVERSLVGNYITSLEMQGCSVTVLRLDDELTELWDAPVHTPALRWGA
- the dhaM gene encoding dihydroxyacetone kinase phosphoryl donor subunit DhaM; translation: MTPVGLLIVSHSARLAEGVVEVAAQMAAGVPLVAAGGTDDGGVGTSFEKVMEGIVAADTGEGVVVLTDLGSAVMTAESVLEFLDDEQRAKVRIADAALVEGAVAAAVASKAGAGLEGVARAAEEAVHGAEAEEAPELTEPTESAVLTLTNPLGLHARPAAILAGRLSAFDTAVTVNGVDGQSVMALMALGAGQGEQLVVEASGPDAAQALAFVREQVEAGFGEH
- a CDS encoding S9 family peptidase, giving the protein MAGTTPASAEPAARPETPFHDLDHYVAMPRLSGLALSPDGARLVTTVATLNGKGTEYGTALWEIDPAGHAPARRITRSAKGEAGAAFAANGDLYFTSARPDPDKPDEEPVNALWLLPRAGGEARVVLGRAGGVDRVITAQKADATFVQASVLPGSADEADDEARRKGRKEAKVAAILHSSYPVRFWDSDLGPAEPRLFAVERSTAAPEPGKPATVDAAPALELRSLTADVGPALRFGEAHASPDGRTIYASVAKPLAKGDLRSELIAIDVASGTRRTLLSEDRMDYTAGPVSPDGRTVAVVVEPHTTPTSAYRSELHLLDVETGQLRRLAPEWDRMPHPAAWLPDGSALLVTADEAGRSPVFRLDPASGEATAVTHDDAAYTDVLVAPEGATAYALRSSYLFPPEAVRIDLATGETTRLGNPVERPEIPGRLEEVTATAEDGTPLRAWLALPAESPDGGKHPLLLWIHGGPISSWNAWTWRWNPWLLAAQGYAVLLPDPALSTGYGQHFIDRGWGRWGAEPYTDLMAVTDAALRRGDLDPERTAAMGGSFGGYMANWVAGHTDRFRAIVTHASLWALDAFGPTTDMALYWAKEMDEAMMQANSPHHSVGEIRTPMLVIHGDKDYRVPIGEGLRLWWELLSASQLAADDEGRTPHRFLYFPDENHWILQPQHAKVWYGVVSAFLAEHVLGESRELPKELGL